A stretch of Heterodontus francisci isolate sHetFra1 chromosome 1, sHetFra1.hap1, whole genome shotgun sequence DNA encodes these proteins:
- the LOC137351265 gene encoding alveolar macrophage chemotactic factor-like, translated as MKPQTVFLLLTIVICLASYGLCIGNTTYSRCKCVSVITRFIQPKNFEHIDIFPQGSFCRKVEIVITMKNGKKICVSPQTQWVKKLVSLLTEKNEDTTQSNANNSSTERI; from the exons ATGAAGCCCCAAACAGTGTTTCTGCTGTTGACAATTGTAATCTGCCTAGCTTCTTATG GTCTGTGTATAGGAAACACAACATACTCAAGATGCAAATGCGTGAGCGTCATCACTCGTTTTATTCAACCAAAAAATTTTGAACACATTGACATCTTTCCTCAGGGATCCTTCTGCAGAAAAGTAGAGATTGT TATTACCATGAAGAATGGGAAGAAAATCTGTGTGAGTCCCCAAACTCAGTGGGTCAAAAAACTTGTTTCTCTCTTGACTGAAAA AAACGAAGACACTACACAATCTAATGCAAATAACTCATCAACAGAAAGAATATGA